The DNA segment GGTTTTAGATTTATAAAACTTCCCCTATTCATAtgtatcttattattttttaaatataataaactttcttaattattttataaaatagttgaACAGTCCCTTTTACTCATTTCTCTCCCCCTCTATCCCAACAAATACATGTATaaaccatttaaaaattattgccaaaaattataatataacaggaaaatattataaatgtatcAAGAAACAATTTATTCTCTCTGTTGtaaaactttaaacaaaaattagtatttccgtatatcattttttaatttcaaaatacatttttttccaattataaccttttaatataaaaagaaaaaaaagtgatgaaataacaaagaaaaaataacatagAAATAAGAAAACGAAAAGAAGTGTAACAAATTAAGCCTAGctttcaaacaaaatcaaaatccaaGAGTAAACAAAACAAtggttgtttgttttttcatGTTGTTTTACGTTAGAAGTCAAAATTAGTCGAGTAAAAATCAAGatattttcatcttcattttctgTTATATCCAACTTCACCTTAACTTTCAAATCAAAGTTCCATAACCCTTTCAATCATTGCAAGCCCCATAACATCACCaagcacaaaacaaaaaaggaacTGATGTGGTTCACTCGTGAAAAACATTCTGTGCAAACATTAAGGATGAACTCCCAAATGTTGGACAAAGAACTTGACATCATAGATCAAGTCATTTTGTTATATAATCGGAGGCTAAGTTCTATTCAAATGGGcaagaagaaaaacaatgaaatattCTTTTCCTACAGAAAGGCATCATAAGTACATTAGAAGCAGCTGCTGGCATGTACAGTGAGAAAATTCCTTTGTGAGAGAGACATACATTTGATGAGGCATCTGCTATCTCCCCATGAAACAAAATTTGGCAACTATGAAGGACAATGCATATgaacagacaaaaaaaaagaatctaCTTTCCTAGTTTATGATCTGTCTGTCACATGCTCGGTGCTTAAAATAAGTCTACGTTGATCATCATCATCCCTTTGCATTACCTGAGAAGGTGGACTTCTTCTAGAGCTTTGTGCTGGATGATGTTGAGGATCATACTTCTGAGAAGCTAAGTAATTTAGAGCTGTAACAACATCAACTATGACAGGTCGCATATTAGGCTGCTCCTGAACACACATTGCAGCAATGGCAAGAGCTTGGTATAACCCTCTCACCGGATATCGACCTTCAAGTAAAGGATCAACCATCTGGGGAAACTTTTTCCTATCTCTGAACAAGGGTCTTGCCTGAAAAGAACATGCcatgttattaatattatgaattttgcCAATTCAGGTCATTTATCAAGTAAACAAGACACTTATTCTCAATTTTAATATACTCAACAAAAATGTGATCTGTTCACCTTAAAGGAAAGATTCAGAGCTTTATGATTATGTTTCAGAGATTGACGAGATTAACTGAGATTTTTTTGTACAAGGCAATAACTATTCTGAATAAGGACATTAATGAAgaacaaaaatggaaaatgtaATGGTAACTATGCACTACCAAAAGTGAGCTTTCTGGTTACTAATAGTTCCAGTCAAGTAAGAGCACAGAAATAAGCGACAACAATTCATTGTTTACAAAATTTGGCAGTACATTATCGTTGTAAAGACTGAAAATCAATAAATACAGTggtttaaaataagaaaaccatAACTGCTAGGATATGGAAACCACCAAATATGTTGAAAGTGAAACAAATTCCCTGTATCACAGATATGACTAACATGTCATTACAGTTAGTATGATAAAATCATTTGATTAAGCATCTCACACATTGAAACTTCCGATTccttaaatgaaaatttaactaGACTCGATAAAAccaagaagataaaataatggaGGGATTGTTACCAAGATAAAACCAAAGTAAAGTTACACTCAAAAAAGAGCACGCCAGTACAGAGACAAAAGAATAAAGGTAGGGCTTTTGGGGCCTCACTCGTTGCTTGCTACCAGATTGACTTGCAGCTCATACTAGCTGCCCAGATATTGTTGAACAGAGAAAGGCAGAAAGAGATGATTGTAACAGAAGTTGAGGCCACAGAACACAGgacaaaacacaaaagaaaagggaTTCTTCAACACAGACAATGGCATCAAGAGAGAGACTGAATATAGTCAACAAAGAACACAATCACAAGTAGGGTGTCTGAAAACGGTTTTGTGAATTTAGGCTCTAATACTGCCCTATTGTGTTAAGTTCAGTTGTGCCTTGGAACAACCCAAACGATTATCGTTTGGGTCAGTTTTTTCAGCAACAAATAGAATCACCAACTCACCCATGCAATTGCGAGTCGAGACAATCTTGCTGGAGTATATACAAGCCCACCAAGAAATGAGTTGGAATGTGAGTTGAACATAGTGATGGCCACAAACTCATGAACTTGTCCACGTCTACAAGTGAACTCATGAATTTAACAACCATGAAAGTGCAACagaaatattaaagtaataaaaaacaaactcaTCAAGGCTTAAAAGTAGCACCACCTGTGCTATAACTAATTACACTggtttacaaaagtaaatcaaCAAACAATCATGGATTCCTCATTCAAGAATACAATAGGTAAAAAGTAGTGACATACCCATGCAACTAGATTTTGTTCTTTGGcaggtttcatatgatcaaTAGCCTTTCGCCCTGTGATAAGCTCCAAGAGAACAACCCCAAAGCTATAAATATCTGACTTGAATGTCAACTGACCCGTCATTGCATAATCTGGGGCACAATACCCATATGTGCCCATAACCCTTGTTGAAACATGGGTCTTATCACCACTTGGACCTACTTTTGCCAGGCCAAAATCTGACAACTTAGGATGATATCCCTCTCCTAACAAAATGTTAGAGCATTTCAAGTCGCGATATATCACAGGAGGCTTCATTTTATCATGCAGATACTCCAAACCCCTAGCTGCCCCAGCTGCTATTTTCATTCTTGTGTTCCAATCTAGTGGTTTGCTACCAGGTCGAAGATCTACGATAATAAGGCGCAAAACAAATGAGAAGACCTAGCTGTAAGGAATGATGCTGAAAATATATGGAAAAATTGAGATGATAGAATGATAACACATACCAAGCAAGTGGTTCTCCAAAGACCCCAATGGCATGAATTCATAAACTAATAGCCTCTGCTCTCCCTCAGCACAAAATCCAATCAACTTCACAAGATTAGGGTGGTCTGCCAAACTCAATGTCAACACTTCAACCGCGAATTCTCGAATCCCTTGAAGTCCATTAGGGTCAAGTTGCTTTATAGCTACAACCTACACAACCACTATCAAATCTTATTTTCACCACAAATCAAAAGTAACAATTAACATTCAAACTAACTTGACGCCATACACTCATCAGTAGTGCATAAATGCACAATACATTGACCAGAGCGGGGTCAGGTTCAGCGTATCAGTAAGTTCAATTGTGGTTTTTAACAATCCTTACGAAACCCCATACAATCCATTAACACATAAATGCACAATACATCACAACCATTGCAGGATCACATCCAATGCATTGAaagagttttcttctttttttcaacaaaCCTGGTTTATTCTCTCCAAGTGTCCCTTGTAAACCTTGCCAAAGCCTCCTTCACCCAAAAAGCAATCTGCCGTAAAATTTCCCGTCGCAGCTTCGAGTTCATTAAAACTGAATGACTGCGCTCGATTGCCATTATCTCTTTCATCCTGAGAACCCTcttctttcaaatttaaactCTTCACGTCCAGAGCAAGCTGATCACCTTTAGAACCATCTTCCTTTTTCCCATTCACTTTGAAATCAACTTTGACGCTTTCTACAGTGTACAAAAAATGCAGATAAGGTAAAGCGGAGCGATAACAAAGAAAATCACAcccaagaaaaatattttaatccgGGGAGATACTACATACAGAACCAAAACAGCTGTGCAAAATGACAAACACAATTTTGATGGTGGATCTAGTAATTCCCATCTCGCagccaaacaaaacaaaaaaaaatgatcacggttaattttaattttaagccATCCAAAATAAAGCTATTCAAAGACTTAGAGCATAAAAAATGGCCAGAAAAGACGTCACAAGCCAAATACCAAAATTAACTACAATATTGAAACCAAACAAACTaatcaaaattccttttttgtttccttttgcaTATGCCCGAACGATAATTCctgaaaagaaatgaaaagaaaaactcttCCAAAACGTAAACAGAAGTACCCGATGACCCCACCCCCAAAAAAATACGAACTTTGATCAGCTTATGACACACCCACCACAGAATCTTCACATTAAAACGAAAACCACTGAAAAAACACAGCAATCGGCACGATcagacaaaatgggtcacaaaAAGAAGGAGTGTGCtcatatgaaatagtgaaatgcatcattaaagtaaaaagaataaaaatttaccTGCGGCAGTGAAGTTGGAGGGTTTCTGGTCGAAATTCTGGCCATACTCTTCAGTGTCCGAATTGGTGCATGATTTCCCTGCGCAACAAAAGCAACCCATGTTCTTTCTCTGCCCAAGCTCCACCAAGAAAACAGAGACCCCCCCTCAAGAAGaagaaacacaatttttttttaaaaaaactgagaatAAAAGAGTGACACAAACTCTGTgtgttttagagagagagagagagagagagagagagaagagagagaagagagagagtcCTTTCTGATGTTTTTGGGTATTGTGAGTGCTTTAATATATTCTTGGTCAATATGAGGTGGAAATTAATTGTGAACAAATGTTCCATAGTCACCAACAAGCCACAATGAGGACAAAGGAAGCCAGGGGTGTTTCAGTCATTTCACACGCACGGGGAAGAGAATGTTATCACCTGAGGCCAATTTGTCCCCGATCAGGGGCTCTTTCGGTATTTCCCCCTCTTCCATTTTTTTGGATTTGGAGTAAGATTTTGATGAGATTTATCTGAGAACATTGATTTGAAGCACTAAGAGTTgactgaaaatattattttaattaactaataaaataagataacatttaatattttatccatcacacaaaatatatttattttcatacaaCAAAAAAAGTAACTATAAACCTAAAAGGAACACCAACtcattaatttgttttagaaaacaCACCTGTgtgaaaaaacaatatatttaaattgttaaaattaatataaattattaaacaaataaaaacatttaatgcaattaaatatttatacttttgcTTGTTTTACACATTGAATTCCGAATTTTAACCACGTTGTATTCTTTAACCAAAGAGTCACTACTTATCttcaaaagggaaaaaagaatATTGAAAGTTACTTAGAGACTTATTAATGTTAATTCTTACCTTTAAAGTTAATTTAGCATGTATTTGCtgaaaaaagtattatatattttttgttttaatgtaaGAAATATCTCTTTTCATGTACCTAAgagtttaaaacttatattaaaacaatatgtttgtttatatataaCTCCGTTAACTGATTTCCATATTTTAATACATGtaagaaacttattttttatacatatatgtaactgctatctattaaattatgtaattttataatattatgtagtcattgttttaattaaaaaagacttaaattttgtttagtttattgtaattcatgatataaaaaacatgcttttaacttatttaaaacgCTTTATTGTTAAGTACGTTTTCTGATGAAGTTTGAATATTAGGTGGCGATGGATTCAGTGTGTGGTGCGAGCTGGTTCGCAACATTAACAGCAATGTGTGTGTCGTTTGAATAGCCCTAAATCACATTCTTCTGTTTCAACGTTTGCAAAACGCTTTGACCAAAACCCTGTCCTGTTTctctctaaaaatatttatttaattggaaaaataaattaatgaaaaagtcaaCCTCTCGAACATCGCAGTGGGCCACACGGTGACGTAATCAAGTGGGGCCCACTTGCCTACGCGTACCGCACTACTGATATCGTTTCGAACTTTCGTTCCAAAGTGTCGCAAAAATGAAATTGACGGTGATCACGCGTTCTGTATCCGCCGCCGTAACGGAACTGTAACTCGAGACCGTGACTGCGAGTCAACCAATCAGAGAAGGGTTGCACGTGGAAGTGGGTGCACTGGATGATTGCTTTTTTGGATgacttttactgttttttatttagtaaaaaaaaaaggcagTGAGGGAAATTGTTTATAGTATATATGTGATACGTGAAACAGGATAAcgttatttaaacaatttttttttataacatttaaatataatttataagttattctattattaatttaaaattattctataatcaataataattataaacattatcatacatcaattacaaaataacatatagataaaatttaaatgttatctAAGTATCGTCATCCGGTGGAATATGACATGTTATATATTAGcatttttaatttgactttgctggttgggttaaatatgtttttagtgcCTGTAATTTGGGGCGaatttggttttagtccctctttcaaactaaggtacaatttagttcttcaattttagacaactctggttttagtccttcttaccaaattttttttaactttatttgctatttcaagcacatttcattataacatttggattgtttatactatttgacacatttttgcttcaatgttaactgagaaacgtgtttgaagcaacaaataaagttaaaaaaaattggtaaaaaggattaaaaccagagttttctaaggttgaaggactaaattgtaccttagtttgaaatagagactaaaactaaaatcgtccGAAAGtataaggattaaaaatatatttaacccttgcTAGTTTCTTCCATGTACtgtgattttgaaattttttaatttttaattttttttatgtataatataCAATTATAGGACGTGGATAACAcataaatcaaaccaaatacgGATAATATagtgaaattataatatatataattaaattgaatttttttgtgTAAAGAAACGAAagataataatagaataaagaaaaattggtgtgtaaattaaatagtaaaataaagcaggagatagaaagagagagtGAAACGACGTAGTACCTTGAGCCAATCAAAAGAAGAAACGAGCAATCACACTAACTTTCATCTTTGCCAAGTGTCAAAATTTGTAACATTAACGAGTACTTGGTCGGTGCACCAAAACAACACAATTTTAGTCATCTAGAAACTTCCACCATCCAAACATTAATAACTTTTCCTTAGGATAGGgatcaaaaattaataattctattaaaaatagtttaattggtataatattttaaattaatccaACTGAATTGTATAGGGTTTTTAGTAAATCAAATTCAACTCAATTacagttatttaaaatatattatactagtagtaatacattttgaatttttgtaagTCTTGTGAGTTAtcataacttaaaataatttaaactttagtATTTAAATTACTATAACGATTCAGttccaatttatttaataaaaccgtatgatttttctacttcaaaattgtttatataactTGTGATAGTTTTACCTTTTGATGAAcccttgtttatttttaattaatattttactcacttcttctctttttctcgaaaataataataataataatacatttgataaagaaaagagacgttgttttaataaaattattcaagaaAACATATtagttattacttttaataaatatgagaaaaaaatctcaaaattacaattataacgAAAAAAGAATAGCGTTGCGCAGTACCgaaactaaattattttgaaaagtaacaccacaaatataatttcttttatcaacaATTATCTAATTAAATAGAATTTCATATTCGATCACAatgtttaataacaaaatacatACTATTCTTACCCACATCAATATTATCACATAGGTTAAAATTTAatgcttaaaataatttaaatacttttccatttttccttttctaatgtgttttttaagaataaaacttaaaaaagtaaaatttaaaataaataatatctcaaatataattaaaataataacatatataaatttcaatatcatttttatttcaatttaaaatctgttgggataaaatcaattttaatgaaaacaattagtctaaataataaaagttttattaagtattaaaaactaaaatttaacaCAATGGATTACATTATAAGAATTCCACATTAGTGTATGAGCACTAAATGATATTGATAGCAACTTTTTGTTAATTAAGATaacaaattgttttaaaaatgttgaTTTGATAAGAAGATGGGGTTTTTGAAAACGACAAGGAGAATAGATAGTTGATTAGGTACGTATTGAAGTGTTTCTTCTAagattgtaatattattttcttttgtgtgaTGATTAATGCTAAAAGACAGAACATGACAAAGATTCAAAACACGTGTAGCTAAATCCAAGGTAAACTTCATAAGCTTTGTTTCATGAATCACAAGATAATGTTCCAATCACTTTGAATaaagaataacatttttttttttttcatttcatcgTCTCTTaaacattcatattttttagAGGTAATGTGAAAACATCATTCACATCCACAAACACATGGTTTCTTCTAGAAAACCTCAAGAAAAAGACTTCCACTCATCATATAATCTAACTATTTTGTAAACTATTTCCAAATCATATAAACATTAATGGGTGTTTGTCTTTTCAGtgaattttctatataaaaaaaattaataaacatgtaTTTTTGAGACAGGAGATAAATACTTTCTTTAAAGGCATTTCATTCTTTATATGAGATTTTTCATCATgaatttgtgttaaattttataaattaaatacaaatatttaataacctCTACAAATAAATGCATTACTTGAAacgaaaaatatttgaaatagataagcaaatagtaaaaagaaatatataaaatgtgtgAATTGGATTATACAGATAAATTATTGGAGAAAggtagaataaaataataaagtattcCAATATAAATTACTCGAATGTAAAGATTAAtaataggattaaatatgtttttggtcttttaactttcagtaaaaattggaattagtctctcttcaaaactttggtctaatttagttcCCTAACTTTATAAGTgaatgaatttagtttttttaattaaattttgttaattttatttgatgattcaaacgcgtttctcaattaacattaaaacaaaaatgtgtcaaacaatataaacaacCCAAATACTATCgtaaaatgtgtttgaaacatcaaataaacctaataaaatttagttaaaaaaactaaattcatacGTTGAAAGAAGACTAAATTAGactaaagttttgaaaagggactaattccaattctCATTGAAAGTTAAgtaaccaaaaacatatttaacccgtATAATTTAAGATTTCCATGATTGTTTAAAAGTTTCGACCTTTATCATCTTATTACGAGATACACATAAATTTTGAGTAGTTATAAATTTTCAACAACTTCTATTTAATATTGaccattaataattttaacattcaatCTCCATTcttgataataattttgaatcatGTTTGGTTTATACATGTGATGAcatctactttttttttaaaaaactttaatttacaGGTTTAATATTAGATGACATTATTTGCATAGTCGAAATAAAGTTACAGAGTGCAtggtaaattttcttttaaatttttaaggaaaataGCTTTTTTACAAGTTTAAATTAACTTACacataaattaagaaaaaaaaaactaatatgaaaaacatcaaaagaaaGTTAATATGAAAAGCTATTACAACTTAACTTATAAATAACTTAGTTTTAGTtgacaatatttatttttttatattttctataaatattttgcaAGAAATTTCTATAATCACATcctatataataacatattatgTGTTAAATAGTGTATAAATAAACggaatctttaatttttttataggcaactaaaacttgaatttaaaattttgaaacggAGTTTACAAAGGATTTTATGAACAGACAATAAGAGTGACGTGGTATGTTTCAGTAGAAAATAATTGGATTATTTGGTTGTTTGTACCAACGCTTTAGAAATtatacaatgatattttgataactcttttttaacaattttttacaataaaacacGAGTTATTATTTTactgatttatttaaatttatttttaaaaaaatatttaaaacagacgaATCATAGACTACCATatatacgttgtcaaaaagttgtcagcaaagaattgttaaagagaATTTTTCCTTATAAATTAAGGCCACGAatgttcatataaaaaatatatttgatgagattttgacaagtatcaattaaataatattttttcttaaacagtGAGATCTGAGAATCATTCTCGAAGATCAATAGTCAAATAGCATTTTTGAAGGGTGATTCTGGTATCAATTACAAGGAATTGTTTgagtattataatttataatctttagattgatttaaaatcttattggctattattttgattataaataagctaatttataatataataatgaaaactgtcattttttatagtaataaaattattattattattattattattattattagttatgaaattaaatataaataatttttataattttattgtaaatagtttttactcattgaaaattttacaattaaaaaaatgctcaaatgaagaaaaatattaaatttaaaaaatagtaaaatgataaaatgattattttaattctaaaaaaatgtaatttaaagagtaaattttgaaaagtaaatgTAAACATCAAAAATAGAAATCCTTTTTAACATAGgtatagataataaaaataacttgtattttattagtcatttttataaaaatccgAGAcctttttactaattttatttactttaaaattgagaaaagaattttaaactGAGAATGATTATTCTTACATAGAACATACTTGACTATACTTATTCAATGTTCTGAcctacatatttttttcaaagcaacggtaaaataacatattttttaaactcaaactttaattatacatgaaaatattttagtgCCATTCACCATCATAAGAATTTCTCTTTATAATTCGCTactaaatttcatatttttttttttttcatttttgaataagattgttaaaacatttataacacTTTCGTATTGTTTTGACCAAAAATTCTAGTGCTATTTTAAactatcatattttatatatatattataaccaATTTTTATCCCTAAAGTCAAGAAGTAATTTTTTAGTACCGTTCTTGtgtaataacatatttttattgctgaaaatatatattttcgtAAAAAAAGAAGTATTGTTTGAATTCGAggaacttaaaaatatttttcatttaattttaattaattacgaTTCAAAAGTTAAATTCTATCATTTAGATGAAAGAGTAtacctttttaattaaataaaatttatttcttaaccagaaattatttcaaattagaaTTCACATAAATCATTAACACGGTGTTTTAAGTAATGAGTTGTTAGGAGGAGAGAAAATACTTAGTTTCACATTAAGGTAATACAAAGCCGTGAAAACTATGTTTCACATATTtcgtttatattatattatacatatacataatttgctaatttacgtcttttttttagttgatatattttatcaaatatatcaaattttaaaagacaaaaaaatcttcactataaaaatactttaaatttaagaatattttaataactttaaaatttaatttaaaat comes from the Vigna radiata var. radiata cultivar VC1973A chromosome 2, Vradiata_ver6, whole genome shotgun sequence genome and includes:
- the LOC106756454 gene encoding probable serine/threonine-protein kinase PBL5, with the protein product MGCFCCAGKSCTNSDTEEYGQNFDQKPSNFTAAESVKVDFKVNGKKEDGSKGDQLALDVKSLNLKEEGSQDERDNGNRAQSFSFNELEAATGNFTADCFLGEGGFGKVYKGHLERINQVVAIKQLDPNGLQGIREFAVEVLTLSLADHPNLVKLIGFCAEGEQRLLVYEFMPLGSLENHLLDLRPGSKPLDWNTRMKIAAGAARGLEYLHDKMKPPVIYRDLKCSNILLGEGYHPKLSDFGLAKVGPSGDKTHVSTRVMGTYGYCAPDYAMTGQLTFKSDIYSFGVVLLELITGRKAIDHMKPAKEQNLVAWARPLFRDRKKFPQMVDPLLEGRYPVRGLYQALAIAAMCVQEQPNMRPVIVDVVTALNYLASQKYDPQHHPAQSSRRSPPSQVMQRDDDDQRRLILSTEHVTDRS